A portion of the Rhodanobacter sp. AS-Z3 genome contains these proteins:
- a CDS encoding transposase: protein MPRQPRLDLANIPQHVIQRGNDRQPCFFTDVDRVRYLQDLREIALREGCNVHAYVLMTNHVHLLMTPAASGQVSRLMQFLGRRYVRYINDRYLRTGTLWEGRYKSSLVDRETYLLHCYRYIELNPVRAHMTADPLDYAWSSHAHNAFGHDDPLIHPHPAYLALGSTDAERQGAYRALAMENLSKDDLAAIRVHLQRQHALGSDRFRIAIEKQLSRRAGPAKIGRPRKATQEQSSESAL, encoded by the coding sequence CCGCAGCACGTCATCCAGCGTGGAAATGATCGCCAGCCGTGCTTCTTTACCGACGTTGACCGCGTGCGCTACTTGCAAGACTTGCGGGAGATCGCACTGCGCGAAGGCTGCAATGTCCATGCTTACGTACTCATGACCAACCACGTGCATCTGTTGATGACGCCCGCCGCCAGCGGCCAAGTGTCACGCCTGATGCAATTCCTGGGGCGACGTTACGTGCGATACATCAATGATCGCTACCTGCGCACAGGCACGTTGTGGGAAGGACGCTACAAGTCATCACTGGTAGATCGGGAAACCTACTTGCTGCACTGCTATCGCTACATCGAGTTGAACCCGGTCCGCGCCCACATGACCGCCGACCCGCTGGACTACGCCTGGTCCAGCCACGCACACAATGCGTTCGGGCACGATGACCCGCTGATTCATCCCCACCCTGCCTATCTCGCGCTGGGCAGCACGGACGCCGAACGACAAGGCGCATACCGAGCGCTGGCGATGGAGAACCTTTCCAAAGATGATCTCGCAGCCATCCGTGTCCATCTCCAGCGCCAACACGCCTTGGGCTCGGACCGCTTCCGAATCGCCATCGAGAAGCAGCTATCGCGCCGCGCAGGGCCGGCGAAGATCGGACGACCGCGCAAAGCAACTCAAGAGCAAAGCTCGGAAAGTGCACTCTGA